A single Deltaproteobacteria bacterium DNA region contains:
- a CDS encoding type II toxin-antitoxin system RelE/ParE family toxin, with product MNWTVKVSSKAEHYFNKLDRVLKERVKKELLKLSGYENPLSHENVKPLTGDLHGFYRLRIGNYRIIFALIKETKIIGVVNIAPRGDAY from the coding sequence ATGAACTGGACAGTTAAGGTATCATCAAAGGCCGAGCATTATTTCAATAAGTTAGATCGGGTTTTAAAAGAGCGAGTCAAAAAGGAATTATTAAAGCTATCCGGGTATGAAAATCCTCTGTCTCATGAAAACGTAAAACCTCTTACCGGCGATCTCCACGGATTTTACAGGCTGAGAATCGGTAACTATCGCATCATTTTTGCCCTCATCAAGGAAACAAAAATCATCGGCGTGGTCAATATCGCACCGCGTGGGGATGCTTACTGA
- a CDS encoding DUF2284 domain-containing protein, translated as MHGKRVDKITIDMNAARLPEDLERYRTKALELGATKAAIVRVREIPVDERIVLKCQIPRCFGYGACAHCPPNTLNPAELRKILKGYQSAVFFIIDVPPDVIVRDRATIKEREAAYQSIFNIVSEIESMAFYDGHYLAFGFAAGSCRHTFCSQHERCQAMEGKRCRISLRSRPSMEAVGIDVYKMAAASGWEIYPIGSNAKPEDIPKGTLAGIIIVQ; from the coding sequence ATGCATGGGAAAAGAGTGGATAAGATAACCATCGACATGAATGCGGCCCGACTGCCGGAGGATCTTGAGAGGTATAGAACAAAAGCCCTGGAATTAGGGGCCACGAAGGCTGCAATTGTAAGAGTCCGGGAGATTCCCGTGGATGAAAGAATCGTTTTGAAATGCCAGATTCCCCGGTGTTTCGGATACGGCGCCTGTGCACACTGCCCGCCAAACACGCTGAATCCGGCAGAGCTCCGTAAAATACTGAAAGGATACCAGAGTGCTGTTTTTTTCATTATTGATGTTCCACCCGATGTCATTGTAAGAGACAGGGCAACAATCAAAGAAAGAGAAGCAGCGTATCAGTCAATATTTAATATCGTAAGTGAGATCGAGTCCATGGCCTTTTACGATGGCCACTACCTTGCCTTCGGATTTGCCGCCGGCTCTTGCCGTCACACATTCTGCAGCCAACATGAACGCTGTCAGGCGATGGAGGGCAAGCGATGCAGAATCTCCCTCCGTTCCCGACCTTCAATGGAAGCCGTAGGTATAGATGTGTATAAAATGGCCGCTGCATCAGGGTGGGAAATCTACCCGATCGGCAGCAACGCCAAGCCGGAAGACATTCCCAAAGGTACCCTGGCGGGGATTATCATTGTTCAGTAA
- a CDS encoding ATP-binding cassette domain-containing protein yields MAIIETRSLAKTYGRIQAVRGIDLNIERGEIFGLLGPNGAGKTTTIGMLCTIIRPSSGSASIAGHDIVKEPAAVRRKVGIVFQDPTIDTLLTGRENLQLHARLYGIPSDVRGKRINEMLALVDLKDRANDITRTYSGGMRRRLELARGLLHRPAVLFLDEPTLGLDPQTRARTWDYIKKMAQNEQTTIVLTTHYMEEAEQVCNRVGVIDRGQIIALGAPEDLKKSMGGYMVVIQVKDPPLDRIRALPYVSEVKLNDGLVEITMKEAHIHLPDLLSKVPNVECVETRAPTLNDVFIKLTGRDIREEDTEDSGSWVDSVARYRQRGQ; encoded by the coding sequence ATGGCCATCATAGAGACCCGTTCCCTTGCGAAAACTTACGGCAGGATACAAGCCGTTCGGGGAATCGACCTGAACATAGAAAGGGGCGAAATATTCGGCCTGCTCGGCCCCAACGGGGCGGGTAAGACCACTACTATCGGGATGCTCTGCACCATTATCCGTCCGAGTTCGGGTAGCGCCTCAATTGCCGGTCACGACATAGTGAAAGAACCGGCGGCGGTGAGGCGCAAGGTGGGCATTGTCTTCCAGGATCCCACCATAGATACCCTGCTCACCGGGCGTGAGAACCTCCAACTCCACGCGCGTCTCTACGGCATCCCTTCCGATGTTCGAGGAAAAAGGATAAATGAGATGCTGGCGCTCGTCGATCTGAAGGATCGCGCTAACGACATCACACGTACCTACTCAGGCGGTATGCGGCGGCGGCTCGAACTGGCCCGTGGCCTTTTGCACCGGCCTGCGGTTCTCTTCCTCGACGAGCCGACACTGGGCCTCGACCCTCAGACACGGGCGCGCACGTGGGACTACATCAAGAAGATGGCCCAAAACGAGCAGACCACCATTGTGCTCACCACCCATTACATGGAGGAGGCGGAACAGGTCTGCAACCGGGTGGGCGTCATTGACCGCGGCCAGATAATTGCCCTTGGCGCCCCGGAGGACCTCAAAAAATCGATGGGCGGGTATATGGTTGTTATTCAGGTAAAAGATCCGCCCCTTGACAGGATACGCGCCCTCCCCTATGTCTCGGAGGTAAAGCTGAACGATGGCCTGGTTGAGATAACCATGAAAGAGGCCCATATCCATCTGCCCGATCTCCTCTCGAAGGTCCCGAACGTCGAGTGCGTAGAGACAAGGGCGCCCACACTCAACGACGTGTTCATCAAGCTTACGGGGCGGGATATACGCGAAGAGGACACGGAGGATTCCGGCAGTTGGGTGGATTCCGTGGCACGGTACCGCCAGAGGGGGCAATGA
- a CDS encoding ABC transporter permease: protein MKDGRFRKELLGVYAIWWREMKVFQREKSRVVSSIVQPLMWLFLFGSGVGASISIGEVNYQDYIYPGILSMSVLFGSVFFGLYIVWDRKLDVLKAVLVAPVSRISIFFGKVLGGCTDVTIQVLILFLFSFLFPSINPWGIPLALLILSITSIAMVSMGLALGSLFESLEGFQVIATFVVFPLFFLSGALFPVNDRLPAWLHGVVKLNPLTYTVDGVRGALLGLNTFPLYADLSVISFFAVLMVLAGSALFSRMK, encoded by the coding sequence ATGAAAGACGGACGTTTCCGGAAAGAGCTTCTCGGTGTTTATGCCATCTGGTGGCGTGAAATGAAGGTTTTCCAGCGTGAAAAAAGCCGGGTGGTCTCCAGTATCGTTCAGCCCCTCATGTGGCTCTTCCTCTTCGGCAGCGGCGTTGGCGCCAGCATCAGCATCGGCGAAGTCAACTACCAGGACTACATATACCCGGGGATACTGTCTATGTCGGTGCTTTTCGGGTCGGTCTTCTTCGGCCTCTACATTGTCTGGGACCGGAAGCTTGACGTCCTCAAGGCTGTGCTGGTAGCGCCGGTATCGCGCATCAGCATATTCTTCGGGAAGGTGCTCGGCGGCTGTACCGATGTCACCATCCAGGTGCTCATACTCTTCCTGTTCTCATTCCTGTTCCCTTCCATTAACCCCTGGGGCATCCCCTTGGCCCTCCTGATACTTTCCATAACTTCTATAGCGATGGTCTCAATGGGCCTCGCCCTCGGCTCCCTTTTCGAGAGCCTTGAGGGCTTTCAGGTCATAGCGACATTCGTCGTCTTCCCGCTCTTCTTCCTGTCCGGAGCGCTCTTCCCCGTCAACGATCGGCTCCCTGCCTGGCTTCATGGGGTAGTAAAGCTGAACCCGCTGACCTATACCGTCGACGGAGTCAGGGGCGCCTTGCTCGGGCTGAACACCTTCCCTCTCTACGCCGACCTCAGCGTCATCTCCTTCTTTGCGGTACTGATGGTACTGGCGGGAAGCGCCCTGTTCAGCCGGATGAAGTGA